A region from the Desulfomarina profundi genome encodes:
- a CDS encoding type II secretion system F family protein has protein sequence MAYYHYTAMNQTGDLLKAEGEFATVVDLFDQLQKDGLDLIQYRKNIFGRGFLSSSRMTRLQLAEFFRNLALLLKGGVPLRDALQDLISGPGQPVIRRVFSRVIKRLEEGILFSKALEAEKRHIPKILLPLVAIGEETGEMDRTLLNAAQHLEKVHEIISSTRRALTYPAFVLFAMLGALTFWMVYVLPQLLELFTSMGMKELPLATRVLIGSVNIFNSWWPVIPGFFFLLFLVFLASRKNRKLHYIWDNFWSYFPLIGVIFRSSQLAFFFEYSSLLTSGGIHIIRTLELMEESVRHQVLKEGIHNIKKEIIAGDSMSESISKLKFFEPFVLRMVKVGEQTGNMPEQFLILADYYMKKVNNLVEMMSKTLEPLIITIAGLVFLVIILGLLGPIYDLITTIQ, from the coding sequence ATGGCATATTATCACTACACAGCCATGAACCAAACCGGAGACCTGCTCAAGGCCGAAGGTGAATTTGCAACGGTTGTTGACCTTTTCGACCAGCTGCAGAAGGACGGTCTGGACCTTATCCAATATCGTAAAAATATTTTTGGCAGAGGCTTTCTATCCAGCAGTCGTATGACACGGCTGCAGCTCGCTGAATTTTTCAGGAACCTGGCCCTGCTCCTGAAAGGAGGAGTTCCCTTGCGTGACGCCCTGCAGGACCTGATCAGTGGTCCGGGTCAACCTGTCATACGACGGGTTTTCAGCAGGGTTATAAAACGATTGGAAGAAGGAATTCTATTTTCAAAAGCCCTTGAAGCTGAAAAACGTCATATTCCCAAAATCCTCCTGCCTCTTGTTGCCATCGGGGAAGAAACGGGAGAGATGGACAGAACCCTGCTCAATGCAGCACAACACCTTGAAAAGGTGCATGAAATCATTTCCTCCACGCGCAGAGCCCTGACCTATCCCGCCTTTGTCCTCTTTGCCATGCTGGGAGCTCTGACCTTCTGGATGGTCTACGTCCTTCCCCAGCTTCTTGAGCTGTTCACCTCCATGGGCATGAAAGAACTCCCCCTGGCAACCCGGGTATTGATTGGATCCGTGAATATTTTCAACTCATGGTGGCCCGTTATTCCCGGCTTCTTTTTCCTGCTGTTTCTTGTTTTCCTGGCCAGTCGCAAAAACCGGAAACTTCACTACATATGGGATAATTTCTGGAGTTATTTCCCCCTGATTGGTGTTATTTTCAGATCGTCCCAGCTTGCCTTCTTCTTTGAATACTCTTCACTGCTCACCTCGGGTGGAATCCATATTATCCGCACCCTGGAACTGATGGAGGAATCAGTCAGGCACCAGGTACTGAAGGAAGGCATTCATAATATTAAAAAAGAAATAATTGCAGGTGATTCCATGTCGGAATCCATCTCAAAACTGAAATTTTTTGAACCCTTTGTGCTACGTATGGTCAAGGTCGGTGAACAGACAGGTAATATGCCGGAACAATTCCTGATACTTGCTGACTATTACATGAAAAAGGTCAACAATCTGGTTGAAATGATGTCCAAGACCTTGGAGCCACTCATTATCACTATTGCCGGTCTTGTCTTTCTCGTCATTATCCTCGGTCTTCTCGGCCCCATATACGATCTGATTACCACTATCCAATAA
- the mshL gene encoding pilus (MSHA type) biogenesis protein MshL, protein MLKNYPVPIHLTLILLLCFTFAGCGQKKKDSSEIKPVEQITRVTAPRSVTPPVQEKPAGDLPAPAPRFKKLSPLDNERLSMSFIQEEATRVLQALAHAASLNLVLSTEITLNRQITAEYQEMTIRSILDATCRMLNVVWYEKHGTIYIEPYARKMLDLDFLASVRKSSFKVGGDVLGVSSGQQNQSTSSPLSGHYGIEGGADESISDIYGDIEKTIGKMIGSNGSFAINRQTGTLMVKARPDTMEDVEQYIAILRNKYRRQVLIEAKIIEVGLSKKHQLGIDWRNVGGLISKHALLASSGATVTIAPSVSQTDSFYSMNISSKYSNMNGIFRALEEYGTLTVLSNPRLKTMNGQAAMLSVGQSVSYLRSFEQNSEGTGDNRTTDFTTEIGSVFDGILLGVTPVIEDDDMVSLHIVPIKSDLVKLETVSFGSLISPYQLTLPTVNLRELSTVSRIHSGDIVLLGGLIMEFDDKEETSIPILSDLPLFGRLFSMETKEKKKVEMVVVLQVHIVDQNRKDP, encoded by the coding sequence ATGCTTAAAAACTATCCTGTCCCGATACATCTTACCCTGATCCTGCTCCTCTGCTTCACCTTTGCAGGTTGCGGGCAGAAAAAGAAAGATTCTTCAGAAATTAAACCGGTTGAGCAAATCACACGGGTAACTGCCCCCAGGTCAGTCACTCCGCCGGTTCAGGAAAAACCTGCCGGGGACCTGCCTGCGCCAGCACCACGGTTCAAGAAACTGTCTCCCCTCGACAATGAACGACTTTCCATGAGTTTTATCCAGGAAGAAGCAACCCGGGTCCTCCAGGCTCTGGCCCATGCAGCCTCTCTGAACCTGGTGCTGTCCACAGAAATTACCCTGAACCGACAAATCACGGCAGAGTATCAGGAGATGACCATCCGATCCATTCTTGATGCTACCTGCCGGATGCTCAATGTGGTCTGGTATGAAAAACATGGTACCATTTATATAGAACCTTACGCCCGGAAAATGCTTGATCTCGATTTTCTCGCTTCCGTCAGAAAATCAAGTTTTAAAGTTGGCGGTGATGTCCTGGGGGTGAGTTCCGGACAGCAGAACCAATCCACCTCATCTCCCCTGTCCGGGCATTACGGTATTGAAGGGGGTGCCGATGAGTCTATTTCCGACATTTATGGTGATATTGAGAAAACGATTGGGAAAATGATAGGCTCCAATGGCAGTTTTGCCATCAACAGGCAAACCGGAACACTCATGGTAAAAGCCCGTCCAGACACCATGGAGGATGTTGAACAGTATATTGCAATTCTCAGGAATAAATATCGACGCCAGGTCCTGATCGAAGCAAAAATTATTGAAGTCGGACTCAGCAAAAAACACCAGCTTGGTATAGACTGGCGAAATGTCGGTGGCCTTATATCCAAACATGCACTTCTCGCTTCATCCGGGGCCACAGTCACAATTGCCCCGAGTGTCAGTCAGACAGACTCGTTTTACTCCATGAATATCAGTTCAAAATACTCCAATATGAACGGGATCTTCAGGGCCCTCGAAGAATATGGCACCCTCACAGTCCTTTCCAATCCGAGACTGAAGACAATGAACGGCCAGGCAGCCATGCTCAGCGTCGGTCAATCTGTCTCTTACCTGAGGAGTTTTGAACAAAACAGTGAAGGTACCGGCGATAACCGGACAACCGATTTTACAACGGAGATAGGCTCTGTTTTTGACGGTATACTGCTCGGAGTCACCCCGGTAATTGAAGATGACGATATGGTTTCCCTGCATATTGTCCCCATTAAAAGCGATCTCGTCAAACTTGAGACTGTTTCCTTCGGCTCTCTTATCTCGCCATATCAACTCACCCTGCCCACTGTCAATCTCCGGGAACTGTCAACAGTTTCACGAATTCATTCCGGAGACATCGTCCTGCTCGGCGGATTGATCATGGAGTTCGACGATAAGGAAGAGACCTCGATTCCCATTCTGTCGGACCTCCCTCTTTTCGGCAGACTCTTCAGCATGGAAACAAAGGAGAAAAAAAAGGTGGAGATGGTTGTTGTCCTGCAGGTTCACATTGTTGATCAAAACAGAAAGGACCCATGA
- a CDS encoding DUF2207 domain-containing protein: MAHSRKKGSFANFLIPALMGLFLFVVLKYQDTKFFRSAMDFLFNPDAALALPPFWQKNRMGLTGCLILILVVYYRPTWQRYRKLIGLYRNNSKRKKKPDLPVVQASYLYRQDKALCLVTWLMDLCTRGLLILDYKKGNNPWSLSRGSHHSRTAFEQQLIDILLQHGEPIRLQAILSEPDPDVQEAATELYEDIKEKNSSAFMARQSSLPALFTLMGCIAEIPFYMASQGGEKPATLIITLFSAALFALPAYIISHELPVFFGDSKIIAYIKLAAATLFAIFGHWLLFSDWATHSYWSTALFPDILVMIAVMVRKIPLLPKNTILLSQLIGYAKHLSADDYSIREEDLPWSLGLGVHADISAHNFHYDNNEPPQWLNSSQDDVQTLIKLLHQTFAQQVSEAVYGKMNTKSRLSNRDNMWRH, from the coding sequence GTGGCTCACTCGAGAAAAAAAGGCAGTTTTGCAAATTTTCTGATACCTGCCCTTATGGGCCTGTTTCTCTTCGTTGTGCTTAAATATCAGGATACAAAATTTTTCCGGTCGGCCATGGATTTTCTCTTTAATCCCGATGCCGCCCTGGCCCTGCCCCCATTCTGGCAGAAAAACAGGATGGGATTGACGGGTTGCCTGATCCTTATCCTTGTTGTCTATTACAGACCAACCTGGCAGAGATACAGAAAACTCATCGGTCTGTATCGCAATAACTCCAAAAGAAAGAAAAAACCGGATCTTCCGGTAGTCCAGGCCAGTTACCTTTACCGCCAGGACAAAGCCCTCTGCCTCGTTACCTGGCTCATGGATCTCTGCACCCGGGGTCTCCTTATCCTTGATTACAAAAAAGGCAATAACCCCTGGTCGCTCAGCAGAGGCTCCCACCACTCCAGAACCGCATTTGAACAACAGCTTATAGACATCCTCCTGCAACACGGGGAACCAATTCGCCTGCAGGCTATTCTCTCAGAACCTGATCCCGATGTGCAGGAAGCTGCAACAGAGCTCTATGAAGATATCAAAGAGAAAAACAGTTCCGCTTTTATGGCCCGTCAAAGCAGTCTGCCTGCCCTGTTTACTCTAATGGGGTGCATTGCGGAAATTCCCTTTTACATGGCAAGCCAAGGTGGCGAAAAACCGGCCACCCTGATCATTACATTATTTTCCGCAGCTCTTTTTGCCCTCCCTGCATATATCATCAGCCACGAATTACCTGTATTTTTCGGCGACTCAAAGATAATCGCCTACATCAAGCTCGCAGCTGCTACGCTATTTGCCATCTTTGGACACTGGCTTTTATTCTCTGACTGGGCGACACATTCCTATTGGAGCACTGCTTTGTTTCCTGATATACTGGTGATGATCGCTGTAATGGTGCGAAAAATACCTTTACTGCCGAAAAATACTATTTTACTCTCCCAGCTTATCGGCTATGCAAAACATCTTTCCGCAGACGATTACAGCATCCGTGAAGAAGATCTTCCCTGGAGCCTGGGTCTTGGAGTGCATGCTGATATAAGTGCACACAATTTTCACTATGACAATAACGAGCCACCTCAATGGTTAAACAGCAGTCAAGATGACGTACAGACACTGATAAAACTTCTGCACCAGACCTTTGCACAGCAGGTGAGTGAAGCTGTTTATGGCAAAATGAACACAAAGAGCCGTCTCAGTAACAGAGACAACATGTGGCGCCATTAA
- a CDS encoding GspE/PulE family protein, producing the protein MEKQKKPQLGTLLKEHNLVTEQQIEFSLREQKATGERLGECLMRLGVLTDTDLSRVLAQQSKHPFIDLRAFTPDQNLLVKVPSRIAKQFSFLPLFEDETTLHIAVADPFSGVAEEQAYRATGKFIKSHVGGESELKKLIERFYFLLENPIEEEISLITGRLRRNSNADVNVEKLVDNLLGSAVSYRVTDVHISASDITTRVMFRVDGVLQLAHVFPKPLHNRLITTLKVRAGMDISEQRKPQDGRLSFEFLGESFDVRISTVRTNFGENMVMRLLASRGSSAFSIRDLGFETDKVRKIEKLFGHPYGMVLVTGPTGSGKTTTLYAALRGQDAIGKNILTVEDPIEYELLMVRQTQVNEKAGYTFSSAIRTFLRQDPDVMLVGEIRDEETAILGIRAALTGHLVLSTLHTNTAIGALARLKDLGISPYLLSTSLVGVMAQRLVRKLCPDCRIEKQYDEHLLKAYDLPADHVYYTAGSCALCKGSGFLGRECVSEILELSDPILRLIAEDAPLGKIRDQAGKEGFTDLMHSARQKVMAGVTSLEELQRVMG; encoded by the coding sequence TTGGAAAAACAGAAAAAACCGCAACTCGGCACACTCCTCAAAGAACACAATCTGGTCACTGAACAGCAGATTGAATTTTCACTCAGGGAGCAAAAGGCCACCGGAGAGAGGCTGGGCGAATGCCTGATGAGGCTGGGTGTTCTGACCGACACTGATCTCTCCCGGGTCCTTGCCCAACAGTCCAAACACCCGTTTATCGACCTCCGGGCATTCACACCGGACCAGAATCTCCTGGTCAAAGTACCATCACGTATTGCCAAGCAGTTTTCCTTTCTCCCTCTTTTTGAAGATGAAACAACCCTGCACATTGCAGTAGCCGATCCTTTTTCCGGGGTAGCTGAAGAACAGGCATACAGGGCGACCGGTAAATTTATCAAAAGTCACGTTGGCGGAGAAAGTGAGCTGAAGAAACTGATTGAACGGTTCTATTTTCTGCTCGAAAATCCCATCGAAGAAGAAATATCGCTGATAACCGGACGGTTGCGCCGCAACAGCAATGCTGATGTCAATGTGGAAAAGCTTGTGGATAATCTCCTGGGTTCAGCAGTCAGTTACAGGGTAACTGATGTTCATATTTCGGCCAGTGACATCACCACCAGGGTCATGTTCCGTGTCGATGGAGTATTGCAGCTGGCCCATGTCTTTCCAAAACCATTGCACAATCGCCTGATCACAACTCTCAAGGTTCGGGCAGGAATGGATATTTCCGAACAGCGAAAACCCCAGGACGGTCGCCTCTCTTTTGAATTTCTCGGCGAAAGTTTTGATGTACGTATTTCCACAGTCCGCACAAATTTCGGTGAAAACATGGTCATGCGGCTTCTCGCCTCCCGAGGCAGTTCCGCGTTCAGTATACGGGATCTTGGTTTTGAAACGGACAAGGTCCGGAAAATAGAAAAACTCTTTGGTCACCCCTACGGCATGGTTCTGGTGACAGGCCCCACCGGCAGCGGTAAAACAACTACCCTGTATGCTGCTCTGCGGGGCCAGGACGCCATAGGGAAAAATATTCTCACAGTTGAAGACCCCATTGAATATGAATTGCTGATGGTCCGTCAGACACAGGTCAATGAAAAGGCCGGCTACACCTTTTCCTCAGCCATCAGAACCTTTCTCCGCCAGGACCCGGATGTCATGCTGGTGGGAGAAATAAGAGATGAGGAAACAGCTATACTCGGTATCCGGGCTGCCCTGACCGGCCACCTGGTCCTCTCCACCCTGCATACTAATACCGCGATCGGCGCTCTTGCCAGACTCAAGGATCTCGGGATTTCTCCGTACCTGCTTTCCACCTCCCTGGTGGGAGTCATGGCCCAGCGACTGGTCCGAAAACTCTGCCCGGACTGTAGAATAGAAAAACAATATGATGAGCATCTTCTTAAAGCTTACGATCTGCCGGCAGACCATGTCTATTACACGGCAGGAAGCTGTGCACTCTGCAAGGGCAGTGGATTCCTCGGTCGGGAGTGTGTGTCAGAAATCCTGGAACTCAGCGATCCGATTCTGCGCTTGATAGCAGAAGATGCTCCACTTGGAAAGATACGTGATCAGGCGGGAAAAGAAGGTTTTACAGATCTCATGCATTCGGCCCGACAAAAGGTGATGGCAGGTGTTACAAGCCTAGAAGAACTGCAGAGGGTGATGGGATAA
- a CDS encoding ExeA family protein, whose translation MKHTLQRGEGFMVLIGEAGTGKTLLVRIILKEMDRNKVPAVLLSPTVNPQGLLRIILTELGEKTSRENDMASLLMCFQKTLLNMAHNKKELLIIVDEAQNLPIESLEQLRMLSNIETSDRKLMQILLVGQPGLAEKLQDPLLGQLNQRIVISENLRPLNRKETIDYINFRLAQAGQGGLPISRSAGRLLFKNSRGIPRLINRLMDRTLLFGCADSSVKLTVGHVKKALETLPKTGRKMNYLPKNKLLYLATAACFAAIFFIHYSNILQPETSIKNQITNLHTVNNTVKKIENEDGYRKITIHDVVIRQQEPETKTAQSIRY comes from the coding sequence TTGAAACATACCCTGCAGAGAGGGGAAGGTTTTATGGTGTTGATTGGAGAAGCCGGAACAGGAAAAACCCTGCTTGTCCGCATTATCCTGAAAGAAATGGACAGGAACAAGGTTCCTGCCGTCCTGCTCAGTCCGACCGTAAACCCGCAGGGACTTCTGCGCATTATCCTGACAGAACTGGGTGAAAAAACGAGCCGGGAAAATGACATGGCTTCGCTTCTCATGTGCTTTCAAAAAACCCTGCTGAACATGGCCCACAACAAAAAGGAACTGCTCATTATCGTCGATGAGGCCCAGAACCTGCCGATTGAAAGCCTTGAACAACTGAGAATGCTTTCAAATATTGAAACAAGCGATAGAAAGCTCATGCAAATTCTACTGGTCGGCCAGCCCGGTCTCGCAGAAAAACTCCAGGATCCCCTGCTGGGCCAACTCAATCAGCGCATTGTGATCAGCGAGAACCTGCGCCCCCTGAACAGGAAGGAAACTATTGATTACATCAACTTCCGACTGGCCCAGGCAGGGCAGGGAGGACTGCCTATCAGCCGCAGTGCCGGCAGGCTTCTCTTTAAAAACAGCCGGGGGATTCCTCGACTGATCAACAGGTTAATGGACAGGACCCTCCTGTTTGGCTGCGCCGATTCTTCCGTGAAGCTGACTGTCGGACATGTTAAAAAGGCCCTGGAAACCCTGCCGAAAACAGGCCGAAAAATGAATTATCTGCCGAAAAACAAGCTCCTTTATCTGGCCACTGCCGCCTGTTTTGCTGCAATTTTTTTTATTCATTATTCCAATATACTTCAACCGGAAACCAGTATAAAAAATCAGATAACCAACCTTCACACGGTCAATAACACTGTGAAAAAAATTGAAAACGAGGACGGATACCGTAAAATTACCATTCATGATGTCGTTATTCGCCAACAGGAACCAGAAACGAAGACAGCACAATCAATCCGGTATTGA
- a CDS encoding linear amide C-N hydrolase, which yields MKNKIGFKSFLAGTACTMLLLGQPLADACTALHLTAKDGGVVVGRTMEFGLDTKSDAVVVPAGTRLTSSLPDKSKGIHYTTKYGIVGLNFMEKHMVVDGMNEKGMYVGALYLPGYASYQKETPENAAKSMTPEDYVAWLLGNFSTVAEVKENYNKVLLVENPQKEIGGQSFPGHFLITDSSGASIVIEPIDKTLKLHKNPLGVLTNSPSFDWHMTNLSNYANLSAVNVKPLNFSNTTISTFGQGSGLVGLPGDFTPPSRLVRAVAFSQSAIKLPTATETVLQLFHVMNAFDIPFGSIQEKTKDAVHYAYTQWTTVADLKNIKYAYKTYSDQSIHSIDVHKALTAAGKGIKIIEMDSKQPIEDVSTKFK from the coding sequence ATGAAGAATAAAATTGGTTTCAAGTCATTTCTGGCTGGTACAGCCTGCACGATGCTACTGTTGGGTCAGCCTTTGGCCGATGCCTGCACAGCTCTTCACCTCACGGCAAAAGACGGAGGGGTTGTAGTTGGTCGTACCATGGAATTTGGCCTTGATACTAAGTCAGATGCTGTGGTGGTCCCAGCCGGAACCAGGTTAACAAGTTCACTACCTGACAAATCAAAGGGAATACATTACACGACCAAATACGGGATTGTTGGGCTCAATTTTATGGAAAAACATATGGTTGTTGACGGCATGAATGAAAAGGGAATGTATGTTGGAGCATTGTACCTCCCTGGCTATGCCAGCTACCAGAAAGAAACTCCTGAAAATGCCGCAAAGTCCATGACTCCTGAGGATTATGTTGCATGGCTGCTCGGAAACTTTTCCACAGTCGCAGAGGTAAAGGAAAATTACAACAAGGTTCTATTGGTAGAGAATCCACAAAAGGAAATAGGCGGACAAAGCTTTCCAGGACATTTTCTGATTACTGACAGCAGCGGTGCCTCCATAGTTATCGAACCAATTGATAAGACCCTTAAACTCCATAAAAATCCCCTTGGCGTACTAACCAATTCACCGAGCTTTGACTGGCACATGACAAATCTCAGTAACTATGCCAATTTATCTGCGGTAAATGTTAAACCGCTGAACTTCTCAAACACTACAATCAGCACTTTCGGTCAGGGTTCAGGCCTGGTCGGTCTCCCCGGAGATTTCACACCTCCATCACGTTTAGTACGTGCAGTCGCTTTTTCTCAGTCTGCCATTAAACTTCCAACTGCAACAGAAACGGTTCTACAATTGTTCCACGTTATGAATGCTTTTGATATACCGTTTGGAAGCATACAGGAAAAGACAAAAGATGCTGTCCACTATGCCTATACTCAGTGGACAACCGTTGCAGACTTGAAGAACATTAAATATGCATATAAAACCTATAGCGATCAATCCATCCATAGTATCGATGTACATAAAGCATTAACCGCAGCAGGGAAAGGGATAAAGATTATCGAGATGGACTCAAAGCAACCCATCGAAGATGTATCCACAAAGTTCAAGTAA
- a CDS encoding tetratricopeptide repeat protein produces the protein MSKLFEALQIIEQQSTPEPFTPGNNLAKKQSTRPFNTILLILIFLFVTGGVVLYSLDLHTGTFFRGDTSVPHLQENMVQSSVKQKETKKTEIKTSLSDTDNFHEPYNPSKIQINPVEVKKQQPTTTSHQKIIKSLPEKLKVPVSQVGSVTQQLQKQQNELKKTVQQLLYQAEERRKEGDMEAAVILYRRAWKLEKSPETANNLAAGLITMKNFNDAYKLLQKALAMAPDDQDIQYNIKILNKYLTERK, from the coding sequence ATGAGTAAACTATTTGAAGCACTGCAGATAATTGAACAGCAAAGCACACCGGAACCATTTACGCCAGGGAATAACCTTGCAAAAAAACAATCTACCAGACCTTTTAATACAATTTTACTGATCCTGATTTTTCTGTTTGTCACTGGAGGTGTTGTTCTCTATTCTCTGGATCTTCATACAGGAACCTTTTTCCGAGGCGATACCTCGGTTCCCCACCTGCAGGAAAACATGGTGCAATCCTCCGTCAAACAAAAAGAAACAAAAAAAACAGAAATAAAAACCAGTCTATCCGATACAGACAATTTTCATGAACCATATAACCCTTCAAAAATTCAAATTAACCCTGTAGAGGTGAAAAAACAGCAACCAACAACCACTTCCCATCAGAAAATAATAAAATCACTACCCGAAAAACTTAAAGTTCCAGTTTCTCAAGTTGGTTCGGTCACTCAGCAGCTTCAAAAACAACAGAATGAACTGAAAAAAACCGTTCAGCAATTACTTTATCAGGCTGAAGAAAGAAGAAAAGAAGGAGATATGGAAGCAGCGGTTATACTGTATCGTCGGGCCTGGAAACTCGAAAAATCTCCGGAAACAGCCAATAATCTGGCCGCGGGGCTTATCACCATGAAAAATTTTAATGATGCTTACAAGCTCCTTCAAAAAGCTCTTGCCATGGCTCCGGATGACCAGGATATCCAGTATAATATTAAAATCCTGAATAAATATCTTACTGAAAGAAAATAA
- a CDS encoding amidohydrolase — protein sequence MFNNLTVLTFVIMLIGCGNVENAISGTLEQTIYFGGDIITMEGDKPTYVEAVIERDGKIIYAGPKSSAVNNFAGKTIDVDLQGKTMMPGFIEPHAHPVSIGAFILANDIVAPHEWRMPHKTYPGVSGRKNYLKAIKAIIDSKKDQTETVLIWGYHKSWHGQLTLKDLDKVTGEVPTIIWQRSTHEIYLNTACVKKYGIKKGDLSAKDDNQADWDNYHFWERAYQMMKGTKLSPFFGDQEMLKLGMDRISQLMLQNGITAMCEPSFPNSTFEDEYAVLLDGTEKARAYTIYLIAGFPEQFVKKIGNDAYARHIALLPKKYNTKYIKFLPNQYKTFGDGAIYSLALQLREPFYNCVNCKSEWIIPPEPAQRIFDYWWDKGYKIHIHITGDLAFEKYLDFTEGAMKRNPRNNHRTTFHHVGLFDSAQAQRAADLGVEISANPYYLWALADKYSKTGLGPERAANMVALKEFTKRGVPVSLHSDFAMAPAEPLLLAWVAANRIVASGKVMNPDEKISVYDAMKGITITAAHTFEMEDAIGSIKEGKEATFTLLEQNPFKIAPEKLKDIPVVGIVYKGKMKLNKGKTLGDDHDDHGCIGSAGYSWCEKTQTCERPWQLAKENNFANTPEVFNTFCSN from the coding sequence ATGTTTAATAATCTGACAGTACTGACTTTTGTGATAATGCTTATAGGTTGCGGGAATGTGGAAAATGCAATCTCAGGCACCTTGGAACAGACAATCTATTTTGGTGGTGATATTATCACCATGGAAGGAGATAAGCCAACCTATGTGGAAGCGGTCATCGAACGGGACGGGAAAATCATCTACGCCGGTCCCAAGTCATCTGCGGTAAATAATTTTGCCGGCAAAACCATTGATGTGGATCTGCAGGGAAAAACAATGATGCCCGGATTTATTGAGCCACATGCCCATCCGGTCTCCATCGGCGCTTTCATTCTGGCCAACGATATTGTCGCACCTCATGAATGGCGCATGCCGCATAAAACCTATCCTGGAGTAAGCGGTAGGAAAAATTACCTGAAAGCTATAAAAGCTATTATCGATTCCAAAAAAGATCAAACTGAAACCGTTCTCATCTGGGGCTATCATAAATCGTGGCATGGGCAACTGACATTGAAAGATCTGGACAAGGTTACCGGTGAGGTGCCAACAATCATCTGGCAGCGTTCAACCCACGAAATATATCTGAACACTGCCTGCGTTAAAAAATATGGCATCAAAAAAGGTGACCTGTCAGCAAAGGATGACAACCAGGCAGACTGGGATAACTATCATTTCTGGGAAAGGGCCTATCAAATGATGAAGGGGACAAAACTTTCCCCCTTTTTCGGCGATCAGGAAATGCTGAAGCTCGGTATGGACCGTATCTCACAGCTGATGCTACAGAATGGTATCACCGCCATGTGCGAACCCAGCTTTCCAAATTCCACCTTTGAAGATGAATACGCAGTGTTGCTTGACGGCACCGAAAAGGCCCGGGCCTATACCATTTATCTGATTGCCGGTTTTCCCGAACAGTTTGTCAAAAAGATCGGCAATGATGCCTATGCCAGGCATATCGCCTTGCTACCGAAAAAATACAATACCAAATATATTAAATTCCTACCCAATCAGTACAAAACCTTTGGTGACGGCGCCATCTACTCCCTGGCCCTGCAGCTGCGGGAACCTTTCTACAACTGCGTTAACTGTAAATCGGAATGGATCATTCCCCCGGAACCTGCTCAGAGGATCTTTGATTACTGGTGGGACAAAGGTTATAAAATTCACATCCATATCACAGGTGATCTAGCTTTTGAAAAGTACCTGGATTTTACAGAAGGGGCCATGAAACGCAATCCCCGAAATAATCACCGAACCACCTTCCATCATGTTGGCCTTTTCGATAGCGCTCAAGCACAACGAGCCGCAGACCTTGGCGTGGAAATATCAGCAAATCCCTATTACCTCTGGGCCCTGGCCGACAAATACAGCAAGACCGGACTTGGACCGGAAAGAGCGGCCAATATGGTTGCCTTAAAAGAGTTCACCAAACGCGGTGTACCCGTATCCCTGCACTCCGATTTTGCCATGGCCCCTGCCGAACCGCTTTTACTGGCCTGGGTTGCAGCAAACCGTATCGTAGCCAGCGGCAAGGTGATGAATCCTGATGAGAAAATATCCGTGTATGATGCCATGAAGGGCATTACCATCACTGCAGCCCACACCTTTGAAATGGAAGATGCTATTGGCTCCATCAAAGAGGGGAAAGAGGCAACTTTCACCCTTCTTGAACAAAATCCCTTTAAAATTGCCCCTGAAAAACTCAAAGACATTCCTGTTGTCGGGATCGTCTATAAAGGAAAAATGAAGTTGAACAAGGGAAAAACGCTTGGTGATGATCATGACGACCATGGCTGTATCGGTTCAGCAGGTTATTCCTGGTGTGAAAAGACACAGACCTGTGAACGTCCCTGGCAACTGGCAAAGGAGAATAATTTTGCCAATACACCGGAGGTCTTTAACACCTTTTGCAGCAATTAA